One genomic region from Jilunia laotingensis encodes:
- a CDS encoding calycin-like domain-containing protein, with product MKKELLLAIIALVAIITPKAAYAQLNEEVAGTYTGILKVSQDEIIMGEPSTENVYLTATNDGTTTLEIRNFAFKLGTSAIQLGDIVIPGVELQEREDAVVLLPKDVTLTLVQPIGDVEVHLKESTIINEKMVLSLSVETVYPVELLIDVDFEGTKTQTGINDVVTGKRTVYYNPGTESLIISGAENQSYEIYTVTGVRTMSGIITSGRLNVSNLSKGIYLIKAGNHTTKFVKQ from the coding sequence ATGAAGAAAGAATTACTTTTAGCAATCATTGCCCTTGTAGCAATAATTACCCCTAAAGCAGCTTATGCACAATTAAACGAGGAAGTGGCAGGCACATATACCGGTATATTGAAAGTGTCCCAGGATGAAATCATAATGGGAGAACCAAGCACGGAAAACGTCTATCTCACTGCCACGAATGACGGAACAACTACCTTAGAGATCAGGAACTTCGCTTTCAAGTTGGGAACGTCTGCGATCCAATTGGGAGATATTGTCATTCCGGGAGTAGAATTGCAAGAGAGAGAGGATGCGGTTGTCCTGCTTCCAAAAGATGTCACATTAACATTGGTACAACCGATTGGAGATGTTGAAGTACATTTGAAGGAATCGACTATAATCAATGAGAAAATGGTCTTATCTTTAAGCGTAGAAACCGTCTACCCCGTTGAATTATTAATCGATGTTGACTTTGAAGGCACAAAGACACAAACCGGAATAAACGATGTCGTTACAGGCAAAAGAACCGTTTACTATAATCCGGGTACTGAAAGCCTGATCATCTCAGGTGCTGAAAACCAAAGCTACGAGATCTATACCGTTACAGGCGTTCGCACAATGTCCGGAATCATAACAAGCGGAAGACTCAATGTTTCTAATTTATCCAAAGGCATATACCTGATAAAAGCCGGAAACCATACGACTAAATTCGTTAAACAATAA
- a CDS encoding porin family protein: protein MNKKIAYLLFLMLGFSMIAQAQEDRNKSILKSLTIGLEYRLKAGFNIGGTSPIPLPAEIRKINSYNPTTAFSIEGDVVKMFENKWGISAGIRLETKGMKTDATVKNYHMKMIANDGGEMEGQWTGGVTTSVKQSLLTVPVLVVYKVSKRWEMELGPWFSYLTSGEFSGTAYDGYLRDGDPTGEKANVSSATYNFDDDLRRFQCGMQFGAQWRAFSHLNVSANLTWGVVPIFKKDFDTVTFNMFPIYANLGFAYVF, encoded by the coding sequence ATGAATAAAAAAATAGCTTACCTCCTGTTTCTAATGTTGGGTTTTTCCATGATAGCTCAAGCACAGGAAGATAGAAATAAAAGCATCTTAAAATCACTGACCATCGGATTGGAATACAGACTGAAAGCCGGATTCAATATCGGTGGAACTTCTCCCATCCCCCTACCGGCAGAAATACGGAAAATCAACAGCTACAATCCTACTACCGCCTTTTCGATAGAAGGCGATGTGGTGAAAATGTTCGAAAATAAATGGGGAATCAGCGCGGGGATCCGTCTGGAAACAAAAGGAATGAAAACTGATGCCACAGTCAAAAACTATCACATGAAAATGATAGCAAACGATGGAGGAGAGATGGAAGGGCAATGGACGGGAGGAGTCACCACCTCTGTGAAACAATCTTTGCTGACAGTTCCAGTTTTGGTCGTATACAAAGTCAGCAAGAGATGGGAAATGGAGTTAGGACCGTGGTTCTCTTACCTGACATCCGGTGAATTTTCCGGTACAGCCTACGATGGTTACTTGCGCGATGGAGACCCGACAGGAGAAAAAGCCAATGTAAGTTCGGCCACTTACAATTTCGATGACGATTTACGCCGTTTTCAATGTGGTATGCAATTCGGTGCCCAATGGAGGGCGTTCTCTCATTTGAACGTCAGTGCCAACCTGACATGGGGGGTAGTACCGATCTTTAAGAAAGACTTCGACACCGTAACTTTTAATATGTTCCCTATATATGCAAACCTTGGCTTTGCTTATGTGTTCTAA
- the ilvC gene encoding ketol-acid reductoisomerase — MAQMNFGGVTENVVTREEFPLEKAREVLKNETIAVIGYGVQGPGQSLNLRDNGFNVIVGQRKGGKTWEKAVADGWVPGETLFEIEEACQRGTIIQYLLSDAAQIEVWPTVKKHLTPGKALYFSHGFAITYKERTGIVPPADVDVIMVAPKGSGTSLRTMFLEGRGLNSSFAIFQDATGKAWDRVVALGIGVGSGYLFETTFKREVYSDLTGERGSLMGAIQGLLLAQYEVLRENGHTPSEAFNETVEELTQSLMPLFAKNGMDWMYANCSTTAQRGALDWMGPFHDAIKPVVQKLYDSVRTGNEAQISIDSNSKPDYREKLNEELRQLRESEMWQTAVTVRKLRPENN; from the coding sequence ATGGCACAGATGAATTTTGGCGGTGTTACTGAGAATGTAGTGACCCGTGAAGAATTTCCGTTGGAGAAAGCTCGTGAGGTATTGAAGAATGAAACAATCGCTGTGATCGGCTATGGTGTGCAAGGTCCAGGCCAGTCGCTGAATCTGCGCGATAACGGTTTCAATGTGATCGTCGGACAGCGCAAAGGTGGTAAAACCTGGGAAAAAGCCGTAGCTGATGGCTGGGTGCCGGGAGAAACATTGTTCGAGATCGAAGAAGCTTGCCAACGTGGGACTATCATCCAATATCTGCTTTCGGATGCAGCCCAAATAGAAGTATGGCCTACTGTAAAGAAACACTTGACTCCGGGAAAGGCACTTTATTTCTCACATGGCTTTGCTATTACTTATAAAGAACGTACCGGAATAGTTCCACCGGCAGATGTGGATGTGATCATGGTGGCACCGAAAGGCTCGGGAACTTCCCTCCGTACCATGTTCCTTGAAGGTCGCGGCTTGAATTCTTCATTCGCCATCTTTCAGGATGCAACCGGTAAAGCGTGGGATAGAGTCGTAGCATTGGGCATCGGTGTAGGTTCGGGCTATCTGTTCGAGACGACTTTCAAACGCGAGGTTTATTCTGATCTTACCGGTGAGCGCGGTTCTTTGATGGGGGCTATCCAGGGCTTGCTGCTTGCACAGTATGAAGTCTTGCGTGAAAACGGGCATACTCCTTCCGAAGCTTTCAACGAAACGGTGGAGGAACTCACCCAGTCATTGATGCCCTTGTTTGCAAAGAACGGCATGGACTGGATGTATGCCAATTGCTCTACTACCGCCCAACGCGGTGCGCTCGACTGGATGGGGCCGTTTCATGATGCCATCAAACCGGTTGTGCAGAAATTATATGACAGTGTAAGGACTGGTAACGAAGCCCAGATTTCTATTGATAGCAATTCCAAACCCGATTACCGTGAGAAATTGAATGAAGAACTTCGTCAATTGCGTGAAAGCGAAATGTGGCAAACAGCGGTTACGGTTCGTAAACTCCGACCGGAAAATAACTGA
- the ilvN gene encoding acetolactate synthase small subunit produces the protein MSDKTLYTLIVHSENIAGLLNQITAVFTRRQINIESLNVSASSIKGVHKYTITAWTDKDTIEKVVRQIEKKIDVLQAHYFSEDEIYFHEIALYKVSIPEFQSNPAASKVIRKYNARIVEVNPVFAIVEKNGKGEDITALYDELRALDCVLQFVRSGRVAITTSCFERVNEFLAEREAKYNNQSKK, from the coding sequence ATGAGTGATAAGACATTATATACCTTGATTGTCCATTCGGAAAACATTGCCGGTTTGCTTAACCAGATTACGGCTGTATTTACCCGTAGGCAAATCAATATCGAGAGCCTTAACGTATCGGCCTCCTCCATTAAAGGAGTACATAAGTACACCATTACTGCCTGGACGGATAAGGATACGATTGAAAAAGTGGTCAGGCAGATTGAAAAGAAAATAGATGTCCTGCAAGCGCATTATTTCTCGGAGGATGAAATCTATTTCCATGAGATAGCACTGTATAAGGTATCTATCCCGGAATTTCAGTCCAATCCGGCAGCCTCTAAGGTCATTCGCAAATACAATGCCCGGATTGTGGAAGTCAATCCGGTGTTTGCCATTGTCGAAAAGAATGGCAAAGGAGAAGATATCACAGCCCTTTATGATGAATTGCGGGCATTGGATTGTGTATTGCAATTTGTCCGTTCGGGACGTGTGGCGATTACTACCAGTTGTTTTGAACGGGTGAATGAATTCCTTGCCGAGCGGGAAGCAAAGTATAATAATCAAAGTAAGAAATAA
- the ilvD gene encoding dihydroxy-acid dehydratase: MKKQLRSSFSTQGRRMAGARALWAANGMKKEQRGKPIIAVVNSFTQFVPGHVHLHEIGQLVKAEIEKLGCFAAEFNTIAIDDGIAMGHDGMLYSLPSRDIIADSVEYMVNAHKADAMVCISNCDKITPGMLMAAMRLNIPTVFVSGGPMEAGEWNGQHLDLIDAMIKSADETVSDEEVANIEQNACPTCGCCSGMFTANSMNCLNEAIGLALPGNGTIVATHVNRVKLFKEAAALIVQNALKYYEQGDESVLPRSIATRAAFLNAMALDIAMGGSTNTVLHLLAIAHEAEVNFTMDDIDRLSRHTPCLCKVAPNTQKYHIQDVNRAGGILGILGELQKAGLLDTSVRRIDGLTLQEAIDKYDICRLDRTEDAIERYSSAPGNHFNLTLGSQEEHYDTLDTDRLYGCIRGAYSAYSKDGGLAVLKGNIAEDGCVVKTAGVDEKIWKFTGPAKVFDSQEAACEGILKGKVVSGDVVVITHEGPKGGPGMQEMLYPTSYIKSRHLGKECALITDGRFSGGTSGLSIGHISPEAAAGGNIGKIMDGDIIEINIPERTINVRLTDGELAARPMRPVTRDRHIPKSLKAYASMVSSADKGAVRMI, encoded by the coding sequence ATGAAAAAGCAGTTGCGTAGTTCGTTCAGTACTCAAGGTCGCCGTATGGCAGGTGCCCGTGCCTTGTGGGCGGCCAACGGGATGAAGAAAGAACAGCGAGGGAAACCGATAATCGCTGTTGTCAATTCGTTCACACAATTTGTTCCGGGACATGTGCATTTGCATGAAATAGGACAGCTGGTGAAGGCTGAGATTGAGAAACTGGGGTGCTTCGCAGCGGAGTTCAATACGATTGCCATAGACGACGGCATTGCGATGGGGCATGACGGAATGCTCTATTCGCTTCCTTCACGGGATATCATTGCCGATAGCGTGGAGTACATGGTCAATGCCCATAAGGCGGATGCGATGGTTTGCATCAGTAATTGTGACAAGATCACGCCGGGGATGTTGATGGCTGCCATGCGGTTGAACATTCCGACTGTATTTGTTTCGGGGGGGCCCATGGAGGCGGGGGAATGGAACGGACAACATTTGGACTTGATCGATGCCATGATCAAGTCGGCTGACGAAACAGTGAGTGATGAAGAAGTGGCGAACATCGAGCAAAATGCCTGCCCTACCTGCGGATGCTGTTCGGGGATGTTTACTGCCAACTCCATGAATTGCCTCAATGAAGCCATTGGATTGGCTCTTCCGGGAAATGGCACGATTGTGGCGACCCACGTCAACCGGGTGAAATTATTTAAGGAAGCTGCCGCATTGATTGTGCAGAATGCTCTTAAGTATTATGAACAAGGAGACGAGAGTGTATTGCCGCGGAGCATCGCTACGCGTGCGGCCTTCTTGAACGCAATGGCACTGGACATCGCGATGGGTGGCTCTACAAATACGGTTCTGCATCTGCTGGCTATTGCCCATGAGGCGGAAGTCAATTTTACAATGGACGATATCGACAGGTTGTCGCGCCATACTCCCTGTCTTTGTAAAGTGGCTCCTAACACCCAGAAGTATCACATTCAGGACGTGAACCGTGCCGGTGGAATTTTAGGCATATTGGGAGAGCTGCAAAAGGCCGGTCTGCTCGATACGTCAGTGAGGCGGATAGACGGGTTGACGTTGCAGGAAGCTATCGACAAGTATGATATTTGCCGGCTGGATAGAACCGAGGATGCTATAGAACGGTACAGCAGTGCCCCGGGCAATCATTTCAACCTGACTCTCGGCTCGCAAGAAGAACATTATGATACTTTAGACACGGATCGTCTCTATGGTTGTATTCGTGGTGCTTACAGCGCTTATAGCAAAGATGGCGGGCTGGCTGTTTTGAAAGGGAATATTGCCGAGGACGGTTGTGTGGTCAAGACTGCCGGTGTAGATGAGAAAATCTGGAAATTTACCGGTCCGGCCAAGGTCTTCGATTCACAGGAAGCCGCTTGCGAAGGCATTCTTAAAGGTAAAGTCGTAAGTGGAGACGTAGTCGTCATTACTCACGAAGGCCCCAAGGGGGGACCCGGTATGCAGGAAATGCTTTATCCTACTTCTTACATAAAGTCACGTCATTTAGGAAAAGAATGCGCCTTGATCACCGACGGTCGTTTCAGCGGAGGTACTTCCGGGCTGAGCATCGGCCATATTTCTCCCGAGGCTGCTGCCGGAGGGAATATCGGTAAAATTATGGACGGAGATATTATCGAAATCAATATACCGGAGCGTACGATCAATGTCAGGCTGACTGATGGGGAACTAGCTGCTCGTCCGATGCGTCCCGTCACTCGCGACCGGCATATCCCGAAGAGCCTGAAGGCCTATGCAAGTATGGTAAGCTCGGCGGACAAGGGCGCGGTGAGGATGATTTAA
- the ilvB gene encoding biosynthetic-type acetolactate synthase large subunit gives MKDFITGAEALMRSLENLGVETIFGYPGGSIMPVFDALFDHRKTLRHILVRHEQGATHAAQGFARSSGEVGVCLVTSGPGATNTITGIADAMIDSTPIVVIAGQVGTAFLGTDAFQEVDLVGITQPITKWSYQIRRAEDVPWAVARAFYIASSGRPGPVVLDFAKNAQVEKAEYVPAKMDFIRSYIPVPDTDPASIEAAAELINNAERPLVLVGQGVELGNAQHELRAFIEKAGIPAGCTLLGLSALPTDHPLNKGMLGMHGNLGPNINTNKCDVLIAVGMRFDDRVTGNLGTYAKQAKVIHFDIDPAEINKNVHADVAVLGNCKETLAAVTGLLAEKTHDEWLESFSTYEQVEYEKVIHPELNPMVESLTMGEVVRAVSNATGHEAVLVTDVGQNQMMSARYFKYSRQRSIITSGGLGTMGFGLPAAIGATFGSPDRTVCVFMGDGGLQMNIQELGTVMEQKAPVKIIVLNNNFLGNVRQWQAMFFNRKYSFTPMMNPDYMKIASAYDIPSRRVATREELSEAVREMIATDGPYFLEACVIEEGNVLPMTPPGGSVNQMLLEC, from the coding sequence ATGAAAGATTTTATTACAGGTGCGGAAGCATTGATGCGTTCACTCGAAAATCTGGGAGTGGAGACTATCTTCGGGTATCCGGGTGGCTCCATAATGCCGGTATTCGATGCTTTATTTGATCATCGGAAGACATTAAGGCATATTCTGGTACGTCATGAGCAGGGGGCTACACATGCAGCCCAAGGCTTTGCCCGTTCGTCCGGGGAGGTGGGAGTCTGCCTCGTCACCAGTGGTCCCGGAGCGACGAATACCATCACCGGGATAGCCGATGCGATGATTGACAGTACGCCGATTGTAGTGATTGCCGGACAGGTAGGTACTGCTTTTCTGGGAACGGATGCGTTTCAGGAAGTAGACTTGGTGGGTATTACTCAGCCTATCACTAAATGGAGTTATCAGATTCGCCGTGCCGAAGATGTTCCTTGGGCAGTGGCACGTGCTTTTTATATTGCCAGTAGCGGTCGTCCCGGACCTGTAGTGCTTGACTTTGCCAAGAATGCGCAAGTCGAAAAGGCAGAATATGTTCCGGCTAAAATGGACTTTATCCGTAGCTATATTCCCGTACCCGATACTGATCCGGCAAGTATTGAGGCGGCTGCCGAGTTGATCAATAATGCCGAACGTCCTTTGGTGCTTGTCGGTCAGGGGGTGGAGTTGGGAAATGCACAGCATGAATTACGCGCTTTCATTGAGAAGGCAGGAATTCCTGCCGGATGCACCTTGCTGGGACTCTCCGCATTGCCCACTGATCATCCTCTAAACAAAGGCATGTTGGGAATGCATGGTAACCTCGGGCCGAACATAAACACCAATAAGTGTGACGTACTCATCGCTGTGGGGATGCGTTTTGACGACCGTGTGACCGGTAACTTGGGTACTTATGCAAAACAGGCCAAAGTGATCCATTTTGATATCGATCCGGCCGAGATTAATAAGAATGTACATGCGGATGTAGCCGTTTTGGGCAACTGTAAAGAGACATTGGCTGCCGTTACCGGTTTGCTTGCCGAAAAGACGCATGACGAATGGCTGGAAAGCTTTTCGACCTATGAGCAGGTAGAGTATGAAAAGGTGATACATCCTGAACTGAACCCGATGGTCGAGTCTTTGACTATGGGCGAAGTGGTGCGTGCAGTGAGCAATGCTACCGGGCATGAAGCCGTTCTGGTGACTGATGTCGGTCAGAACCAGATGATGTCAGCGCGTTATTTTAAATACAGTAGACAGCGCAGTATCATTACCTCCGGTGGCCTTGGTACCATGGGTTTTGGACTTCCCGCTGCAATAGGTGCGACTTTCGGAAGTCCCGACCGTACGGTTTGCGTATTTATGGGAGATGGTGGGCTTCAGATGAACATCCAGGAGTTAGGTACTGTTATGGAGCAGAAAGCTCCGGTGAAGATCATTGTTTTGAACAATAACTTCCTGGGCAATGTGCGTCAGTGGCAAGCCATGTTTTTCAACCGTAAATACTCGTTTACTCCGATGATGAATCCGGATTACATGAAGATCGCCTCTGCTTACGATATTCCTTCGAGGCGAGTTGCGACCCGGGAAGAATTGTCGGAGGCTGTCCGGGAAATGATTGCGACCGACGGGCCTTACTTCTTGGAAGCTTGTGTCATCGAGGAAGGAAATGTATTGCCGATGACTCCTCCGGGTGGTTCGGTCAATCAGATGCTCTTGGAATGCTGA
- a CDS encoding L-cysteine desulfidase family protein, whose translation MIESERKQIIDLVRREVIPAIGCTEPIAVALCVAKAAETLGVRPEKIKVLLSANILKNAMGVGIPGTGMIGLPIAVALGAIIGKSEYQLEVLKDSTPEAVEQGKLFIDEKRICISLKDNITEKLYIEITCEAGDKKSTAIIAGGHTNFVYIARGEEVLLNKQQAGTEDVEEKPLELNLRKVHDFALTAPLDEISFILETARLNKAAAEKSFEGEYGHALGKMLRGRYEHQVMGDCVFSHILSYTSGACDARMAGAMIPVMSNSGSGNQGISATLPVLIFAEENGKSEEEIIRALMLSHLTVIYIKQSLGRLSALCGCVVAATGSSCGITWLMGGTYEQIAFAVQNMIANLTGMICDGAKPSCALKVTTGVSTAVLSAMMAMENRSVTSVEGIIDEDVDQSIRNLTRIGSQGMNETDKVVLDIMTHKC comes from the coding sequence ATGATTGAATCTGAAAGAAAACAAATAATAGATCTGGTACGGCGGGAGGTGATTCCGGCTATTGGCTGTACCGAACCTATTGCCGTGGCATTATGTGTGGCAAAAGCTGCCGAGACGCTCGGTGTGAGACCTGAAAAGATCAAAGTACTCTTGAGTGCTAATATTCTGAAAAACGCAATGGGGGTGGGTATCCCCGGTACAGGGATGATTGGTTTGCCTATCGCAGTAGCTTTGGGGGCGATTATCGGTAAATCCGAGTATCAGCTCGAAGTATTGAAAGACAGCACACCGGAAGCTGTGGAACAGGGCAAACTGTTTATTGACGAAAAACGTATATGCATATCATTGAAAGATAATATAACGGAGAAACTGTATATCGAAATCACTTGTGAAGCGGGAGATAAAAAATCGACAGCGATCATTGCCGGAGGACATACGAATTTTGTATATATTGCCCGGGGGGAAGAAGTGCTGCTCAACAAGCAACAGGCAGGCACGGAAGACGTTGAGGAAAAGCCGCTTGAACTGAATTTGCGGAAAGTGCATGATTTTGCACTGACTGCTCCCTTGGATGAGATCAGTTTCATTCTTGAAACCGCCCGCTTGAATAAGGCCGCTGCCGAGAAGTCTTTTGAAGGAGAATATGGGCACGCTTTGGGGAAGATGCTTCGCGGAAGGTATGAACATCAGGTGATGGGCGACTGTGTCTTTTCGCATATCCTTTCTTATACTTCGGGGGCTTGCGATGCCCGTATGGCAGGAGCCATGATTCCGGTGATGAGTAATTCGGGAAGTGGTAATCAGGGTATTTCCGCCACTCTGCCTGTGCTTATTTTTGCAGAGGAAAACGGTAAATCGGAAGAAGAAATTATACGTGCATTGATGCTCAGTCATTTGACGGTGATTTATATCAAACAAAGTCTGGGACGGTTGTCTGCCCTTTGCGGTTGTGTCGTAGCTGCTACAGGTTCAAGTTGTGGCATTACTTGGCTGATGGGAGGAACTTATGAGCAGATAGCTTTTGCCGTGCAGAACATGATAGCCAATCTGACGGGAATGATCTGTGACGGAGCAAAACCAAGTTGTGCCCTCAAGGTGACGACTGGTGTTTCTACGGCTGTGCTTTCGGCTATGATGGCGATGGAAAATCGCAGTGTTACGTCTGTTGAAGGGATTATCGATGAGGACGTAGATCAGAGTATCCGTAACCTGACTCGGATAGGCTCACAAGGCATGAATGAAACGGATAAGGTGGTATTGGATATTATGACACATAAATGCTAG
- a CDS encoding IS5-like element IS1169 family transposase, whose product MNKLSRYRKLRYNQLFESENRELRLNEMGNPLEVLSQYVDFEIFRPTLESALFTGERKSNAGRPPIDCVLMFKVLFLQRYYGLSDHQIEYQIVDRTSFRKFLGIECVDDVPDEKTVWKYRELLTNTGVYDKLFSEFHSFMESKGLQFNEGRIIDASFVIAPRQRNTRDENEQIKQGAGDKLWNDNPHKKCHKDVDARWTKKRDETFYGYKQHTKVEKRNKIILSYDTTSAEVHDSKGFEGLLDEKDEGKDLYLDAGYVGQEEIVKQHKMNPIICEKGYRNRPLTKEQKSDNRKKSKTRCLVEHVFGFEEQTMRGLVVRTVGLIRAKANVAFTSLVYNISRYTQIIRLKPELLG is encoded by the coding sequence ATGAACAAGTTATCCCGATACCGTAAGCTTCGTTATAATCAACTATTTGAGTCAGAGAATCGTGAATTGCGTTTGAATGAAATGGGCAATCCTCTTGAAGTGTTGTCTCAGTATGTTGATTTTGAGATCTTTCGTCCTACTCTTGAATCAGCCCTTTTTACCGGAGAGCGCAAAAGTAATGCCGGTCGTCCGCCGATAGACTGTGTGCTGATGTTCAAGGTCTTGTTTCTTCAGCGTTATTATGGTTTGAGTGACCATCAGATAGAGTATCAGATAGTTGACCGTACGAGTTTCCGCAAGTTTCTTGGTATTGAATGTGTTGACGATGTTCCTGACGAGAAGACGGTGTGGAAGTATCGCGAACTCCTGACAAATACAGGCGTTTATGACAAGCTTTTTTCGGAATTTCATAGTTTCATGGAAAGTAAGGGTCTGCAATTCAATGAGGGTCGCATCATTGATGCCAGTTTTGTTATTGCCCCTCGCCAACGTAACACCCGTGATGAAAATGAGCAGATAAAACAGGGAGCGGGTGATAAGTTGTGGAATGACAATCCCCACAAGAAGTGCCACAAGGATGTAGATGCCCGCTGGACAAAGAAGCGTGATGAGACTTTTTACGGCTACAAGCAGCATACTAAAGTTGAGAAACGCAATAAGATCATACTTTCTTATGATACCACGTCGGCAGAAGTGCATGATTCCAAAGGCTTTGAAGGACTGCTGGATGAAAAAGACGAAGGCAAGGACTTGTATTTGGACGCCGGTTATGTCGGACAAGAGGAGATTGTAAAACAGCATAAGATGAATCCGATAATTTGCGAAAAGGGCTACCGTAACCGTCCGCTTACCAAGGAGCAGAAATCAGACAATAGGAAAAAATCCAAGACACGTTGCCTTGTCGAGCATGTATTCGGGTTTGAGGAACAAACCATGCGTGGACTTGTGGTGCGTACAGTAGGGCTTATTCGTGCTAAAGCCAATGTAGCATTCACCAGTCTTGTGTATAACATCAGTCGTTACACGCAAATAATCAGGCTGAAACCTGAGTTGTTGGGGTGA
- a CDS encoding PCMD domain-containing protein, which produces MKFKSIITGVFLCLGFSACIQEEAPNAEADIVSCTLSDPSVLKMPPIITNNTVIIMANSTTDIKTLAPLFKLTEGATINPPSATERDFSTVQKYVVTSQDGLWKKEYKVFVDTTNVKTEFNFEHWEIIEGARGKQWHGFYEISNTGQKQSIWATANAGYALTGYVTESGEKLTNPLIYPTTSYEMGYQGKGVRLETKPTGAFGDMMNMPLAAGNLFIGSFNASVAGMGPEQALKATQFGIPMAFNRHPIAFEVWYKYTPGANYQDENKNIINSVTDVFDIYAILYESKDGKRLDGSIQFDDDCIIGIARVKDPEATREYKKLYMPFEYRREPDQKKLSQGEYYTAIVFSSSRDGAYFKGAIGSTLIIDEAKLILEGDK; this is translated from the coding sequence ATGAAATTCAAATCAATCATAACCGGTGTATTTCTTTGCTTAGGTTTTTCAGCTTGCATCCAAGAAGAAGCACCGAACGCGGAAGCAGATATTGTATCTTGCACGCTTTCTGATCCCTCGGTATTAAAAATGCCGCCTATTATAACTAATAATACGGTTATAATCATGGCCAATTCCACCACTGACATAAAAACGCTTGCCCCGTTGTTCAAGCTAACGGAAGGAGCTACCATCAATCCGCCCAGCGCAACGGAAAGGGACTTTTCTACCGTCCAAAAATATGTGGTAACGTCACAAGACGGACTATGGAAAAAGGAATATAAAGTATTCGTAGACACTACCAATGTGAAAACAGAGTTTAACTTCGAACATTGGGAAATCATAGAAGGTGCCAGAGGAAAGCAATGGCACGGATTCTATGAAATAAGCAATACCGGACAGAAGCAATCCATCTGGGCTACGGCAAATGCCGGGTACGCCTTGACGGGTTATGTTACGGAAAGTGGAGAAAAGCTAACCAATCCTCTCATTTATCCGACCACTTCCTATGAAATGGGATATCAAGGAAAGGGAGTCAGATTGGAGACGAAGCCTACAGGTGCTTTCGGAGATATGATGAATATGCCTCTGGCTGCCGGCAACCTGTTCATCGGTTCCTTCAATGCTTCCGTGGCCGGAATGGGTCCCGAACAAGCTTTGAAAGCCACTCAATTCGGCATCCCGATGGCATTCAACCGCCATCCGATAGCTTTTGAAGTATGGTATAAATACACACCGGGAGCTAATTATCAGGATGAGAACAAGAACATCATAAACAGTGTAACGGACGTATTCGATATCTATGCCATTCTTTATGAATCAAAGGATGGCAAAAGGTTGGACGGTTCCATCCAATTCGATGACGATTGTATCATAGGCATTGCCAGGGTAAAAGATCCCGAAGCTACCCGTGAATATAAAAAGCTGTACATGCCTTTTGAATACCGCAGAGAACCGGACCAGAAAAAATTGTCGCAAGGTGAATATTATACTGCAATCGTCTTTTCATCCAGCCGGGATGGTGCCTATTTTAAAGGTGCTATAGGAAGTACTTTGATTATTGACGAAGCGAAACTAATCCTTGAAGGGGACAAATAA
- a CDS encoding FKBP-type peptidyl-prolyl cis-trans isomerase, translating into METAENKYITVAYKLYTIEDGEKELVEEAKAEHPFQFISGMGTTLEAFESQIVPLKKGDKFDFTIPSAEAYGEYNDEHVLDLPKHIFEIEGKFDSERIVAGNIVPLMDSEGRRMNGTVVEVKPDIVVVDMNHPLAGADLNFVGEVVESRPATNEEIQEVVNMMGGGGCSCGCDSCGDGCGDGCGDHGCGDHCGCDKN; encoded by the coding sequence ATGGAAACAGCAGAAAACAAGTACATCACTGTAGCGTATAAACTATACACAATAGAAGATGGTGAAAAAGAATTAGTCGAAGAAGCAAAAGCCGAACATCCCTTCCAGTTTATTTCGGGCATGGGCACTACGCTCGAAGCTTTTGAAAGCCAGATAGTACCCCTGAAGAAAGGAGACAAGTTCGATTTCACCATTCCGTCAGCCGAAGCTTACGGTGAATACAATGACGAGCATGTCTTGGATTTGCCGAAACATATCTTCGAAATCGAAGGAAAATTCGACAGTGAACGGATCGTTGCGGGCAATATCGTACCTTTAATGGACTCCGAAGGCCGCCGTATGAACGGAACGGTAGTTGAAGTCAAACCCGACATCGTGGTAGTCGATATGAACCACCCGTTGGCCGGGGCAGACCTGAACTTCGTTGGCGAAGTAGTAGAAAGCCGTCCTGCAACTAACGAGGAGATACAAGAAGTTGTAAACATGATGGGCGGTGGCGGATGCAGCTGCGGATGCGACAGTTGCGGAGATGGCTGTGGAGACGGCTGCGGTGACCATGGATGCGGTGACCACTGCGGATGTGACAAGAATTAA